GCCGGTGCGGCACCGAGGTCGGTGCCAGCGTCCGGGGCGGGACCGGTCGGAATGAGCGCCCCAAGGCCCCGTCCCAGACCACCCCGAGGACGGTTCTTCATGCCACGCCTCCCAGCGCCTCGTTCGCCTTACGCATTCCGGCTCACCGGCTCCTTGACCCCTCGCTCGGCAATTTCCTGGGCGGCCTCGAAGTAGCTCGTCGCCCCCCGCGAACCGGGATCGTAGGTCATCACCGATTGGCCGTAGCTCGGTGCTTCCGAGACCCGCACGTTACGCGGGATCACCGCCTGGAGCACCTTGTCGCCGAAGTGGTTCCGGACGTCCTGCTCCACCGCGTCGGCGAGTCGGGTACGCCGGTCGTACATGGTGAGCAGGATCGTGGAGACCGCGAGTCGCGGGTTGAGGTGCTGGCGGACCAGGTTGATGTTGTTGATCAGTTGGTTCAGCCCTTCCAGCGCGTAGTACTCGCATTGGATGGGGATGAGCACCTCCTGCGCGGCCACCAGCGCGTTCACCGTCAACAGGCCGAGCGACGGCGGGCAGTCGATGAAGACGTAGTCGAAGTGCCCGGGGTACGCGGTGATCGCCCGGTCCAGCCGGGACTCGCGGGCGACCACCGACACCAACTCGATCTCGGCACCGGCCAGGTCGATGGTGGCCGGTACGCACCAGAGGTTGGGGATGCCCTCCACCGCCTGGGTCACGTCTTCCAGCGGCACGCTGTTGATCAGGCAGTCGTAGACATCCGGTACGCCCGTGTGGTGCGGGACGTTAAGCCCGGTGGAGGCGTTGCCCTGCGGGTCGAGGTCGACCACCAGTACCCGGTTGCCGTGCAGGGCGAGCGCCACCGCCAGGTTCACCGTGGTCGTGGTCTTGCCCACGCCGCCCTTCTGGTTCGCGACGCACATGACCCGGGTCCGCTCCGGCCGAGGCATGTTCACCTCGCCACTGGGGTTCAGGATCTGCACGGCGCGCATCGCCTCCATAGCCAACGGTGGATCATCCTCTTCGCGCGTCGGGGTTTCAGGTGAAACGTACGCGGCGTCAGCGACGGCCGAGCCGTAGGACTCCGCCGGGTCGGACGCCGGACGGGGGTCCGGCACCACGCCGGGTGCCTGCTGCTGCGGCGACGCCGCCTCGAACCGGGCCGATGCCGAGACGTTCCGCCGGATCGGGATCACCCGTGCCTCGGGAGTGGCGTTTGCGGGTCGGCCGGCGAGGTCCGCCGCATCTCGCGTCGGCGACCACGGGGCCCCCGACGTGGGTGCCGCCCGTTCGGAGTCCGGCGAGTGCTGTGGCACCCCAGCGGAGGGCCAACCCCGGTATTCGGTTTCACGTGAAACAGGGTCGTCCGCTGACCCGGTCACCCGTTTATCGTCGTACCTGCCGTCGTCATGCACCTGTCATCCCTGCCCGCTTCGGATGGTCGGTCCGCACCCCGTCAACCGGGCCACTCGCGCGCTCTCCGCAGAGGTACCGCCCGGCGGAAGCAGTCGGGCCCCGGAGGACATCGCCGCCCGCTCCACACTAT
This DNA window, taken from Micromonospora sp. FIMYZ51, encodes the following:
- a CDS encoding AAA family ATPase, whose product is MHDDGRYDDKRVTGSADDPVSRETEYRGWPSAGVPQHSPDSERAAPTSGAPWSPTRDAADLAGRPANATPEARVIPIRRNVSASARFEAASPQQQAPGVVPDPRPASDPAESYGSAVADAAYVSPETPTREEDDPPLAMEAMRAVQILNPSGEVNMPRPERTRVMCVANQKGGVGKTTTTVNLAVALALHGNRVLVVDLDPQGNASTGLNVPHHTGVPDVYDCLINSVPLEDVTQAVEGIPNLWCVPATIDLAGAEIELVSVVARESRLDRAITAYPGHFDYVFIDCPPSLGLLTVNALVAAQEVLIPIQCEYYALEGLNQLINNINLVRQHLNPRLAVSTILLTMYDRRTRLADAVEQDVRNHFGDKVLQAVIPRNVRVSEAPSYGQSVMTYDPGSRGATSYFEAAQEIAERGVKEPVSRNA